In the Theobroma cacao cultivar B97-61/B2 chromosome 1, Criollo_cocoa_genome_V2, whole genome shotgun sequence genome, one interval contains:
- the LOC18614037 gene encoding eukaryotic translation initiation factor 1A, whose amino-acid sequence MPKNKGKGGKNRKRGKNEADDEKRELIFKEDGQEYAQVLRMLGNGRCEAMCIDGTKRLCHIRGKMHKKVWIAAGDIILVGLRDYQDDKADVILKYMPDEARLLKAYGELPENTRLNEGIAGGIDEEDDGAADDYIEFEDEDIDKI is encoded by the coding sequence ATGCCGAAGAACAAGGGAAAGGGAGGAAAGAACCGAAAGAGGGGAAAGAACGAGGCAGACGACGAGAAACGAGAGCTAATCTTCAAAGAAGACGGCCAAGAATACGCTCAAGTCCTCCGCATGTTAGGCAACGGCCGATGCGAAGCCATGTGCATCGACGGGACCAAGCGGCTGTGCCACATCCGCGGCAAGATGCACAAGAAGGTCTGGATCGCTGCCGGTGACATCATCCTCGTCGGACTCAGGGATTATCAAGATGACAAGGCTGACGTCATCTTGAAGTACATGCCCGATGAGgctaggcttttgaaggctTACGGAGAGCTCCCGGAGAACACGAGGTTGAATGAAGGGATTGCTGGTGGGATTGACGAAGAAGACGATGGCGCCGCCGATGATTATATTGAATTTGAGGACGAGGATATTGATAAGATCTGA
- the LOC18614038 gene encoding BTB/POZ domain-containing protein POB1 → MRYQSNSDLFDPRTEMDSDYARGASGSDGDFGFAFNDSNFSDRLLRIEIMGGPPECHPDGEGCTSIADWARHRKRRREDIKKENVLDLSLCPDEQILNGNQPDMDDGVGCENLDEDAVAMVEETQSGDEDANSNESSWSMDFSTVLRVKTLHISSPILAAKSPFFYKLFSNGMRESEQRHVTLRINASEEAALMELLNFIYSNTLSVTTAPALLDVLMAADKFEVASCMRYCSQLLRNLPMTPESALLYLDLPSSVLMGEAVQPLTDAAKQYLAARYKDMTKFQEEVMALPLAGIEAILSSDDLQIASEDAVYDFVLKWARAQYPKLEERREVLGSRLARFIRFPYMTCRKLKKVLTCNDFDHDAASKLVLEALFFKAEAPHRQRSLAVEESATMNRRFIERAYKYRPVKVVEFELPRQQCVVYLDLKKEECANLFPSGRVYSQAFHLGGQGFFLSAHCNMDQQSSFHCFGLFLGMQEKGSLSFAVDYEFAARSKPTEEFVSKYKGNYTFTGGKAVGYRNLFAIPWTSFMAEDSLYFINGILHLRAELTIRQ, encoded by the exons ATGAGATATCAATCGAATTCTGATCTATTCGACCCGAGAACGGAGATGGACTCCGATTATGCGCGTGGGGCCTCTGGGTCCGATGGTGATTTCGGTTTCGCTTTCAACGATAGTAATTTCTCCGACCGACTTCTTCGGATCGAGATTATGGGTGGGCCCCCCGAGTGCCACCCTGATGGAGAGGGTTGCACCAGTATCGCCGATTGGGCTCGCCACCGCAAAAGGCGCCGTGAGGATATTAAGAAGGAAAACG tTTTGGATCTTAGTTTATGTCCTGATGAGCAGATTTTAAACGGCAACCAGCCTGATATGGACGATGGTGTGGGCTGTGAGAATCTAGATGAGGACGCAGTGGCAATGGTTGAAGAAACACAGTCAG GCGATGAGGACGCAAATAGCAATGAATCAAGCTGGAGCATGGATTTTTCTACAGTTCTTAGAGTTAAAACATTGCATATCAGCTCTCCCATTTTAGCAGCAAAAAGTCCATTCTTCTACAAG CTCTTCTCAAATGGGATGAGGGAGTCAGAACAGAGACATGTAACCTTAAGAATCAATGCCTCTG AGGAAGCTGCCCTCATGGagcttttgaattttatatatagcAACACCTTATCTGTCACCACTGCTCCAGCCTTGCTTGATGTGCTGATGGCGGCTGACAAATTTGAGGTTGCCTCTTGCATGCGATATTGCAGCCAGCTATTGCGGAATTTGCCTATGACACCAGAGTCAGCTCTGCTTTATTTGGATCTTCCCTCGAGTGTATTAATGGGTGAAGCTGTCCAACCATTGACTGATGCTGCAAAGCAGTATCTCGCTGCCCGGTACAAGGACATGACAAA GTTTCAAGAAGAGGTCATGGCTCTGCCACTAGCTGGGATTGAGGCAATATTGTCCAGTGATGATCTGCAAATTGCATCTGAAGATGCTGTGTATGACTTTGTGTTGAAGTGGGCCAGGGCTCAGTACCCAAAACTGGAAGAGCGAAGGGAAGTGCTCGGTTCACGCCTTGCACGCTTTATTCGCTTCCCCTATATGACTTGCCGGAAGCTTAAGAAGGTGTTGACATGTAATGATTTTGATCATGATGCTGCATCAAAGCTTGTGCTTGAGGCCCTTTTCTTCAAGGCTGAAGCCCCACATAGGCAACGAAGCTTGGCTGTAGAGGAGTCTGCCACCATGAACCGTCGCTTTATTGAGCGAGCGTACAAGTATCGACCCGTTAAAGTGGTGGAATTTGAACTTCCCCGTCAGCAATGTGTAGTGTACCTGGACTTGAAGAAGGAGGAGTGTGCAAATTTATTTCCATCTGGACGGGTTTATTCTCAGGCATTCCACTTGGGTGGACAAGGGTTCTTCCTGTCAGCCCATTGCAACATGGACCAGCAGAGCTCTTTTCATTGCTTCGGATTGTTTTTAGGAATGCAGGAAAAGGGTTCCCTTAGTTTTGCTGTGGACTATGAATTTGCGGCAAGATCAAAGCCAACGGAGGAGTTTGTTAGCAAATATAAAGGCAATTACACATTCACTGGGGGCAAGGCAGTTGGGTACAGGAACTTATTTGCCATACCTTGGACTTCTTTCATGGCGGAAGACAGTCTTTACTTCATAAATGGTATTCTCCATCTTAGGGCGGAGTTAACCATCAGGCAATAA